The following are encoded together in the Anaerostipes caccae L1-92 genome:
- the hisG gene encoding ATP phosphoribosyltransferase produces MRYITFALAKGRLAKKTLSLLEQIGITCEEMKDEKTRKLIFVNEDLKLKFFLSKASDVPTYVEYGAADIGVVGKDTILEEGRNLYEVLDLGFGKCRMCVCGPKEAKKYLNGSQLIRVASKYPNIAKEYFYNKKLQTVEIVKLNGSVELAPIVGLSEVIVDIVETGSTLRENGLEVLEEICPLSARMVVNQVSQRMEQERISKIVTALKKLLDEKKQG; encoded by the coding sequence ATGAGATATATAACATTTGCATTGGCAAAGGGTAGACTTGCCAAGAAGACATTATCTTTGCTGGAACAGATAGGGATTACCTGCGAAGAGATGAAAGATGAAAAGACAAGAAAACTGATTTTTGTAAACGAAGATCTGAAGCTGAAGTTTTTCCTCTCCAAGGCCAGCGACGTGCCCACTTACGTGGAGTACGGGGCGGCAGACATCGGGGTGGTCGGAAAGGATACGATCCTGGAAGAAGGACGGAATCTTTATGAGGTGCTGGACCTGGGATTCGGCAAATGCAGGATGTGCGTGTGCGGACCAAAGGAAGCCAAAAAGTATTTAAACGGCAGTCAGCTGATCCGGGTGGCATCCAAATATCCGAATATCGCGAAAGAGTATTTCTATAATAAAAAACTCCAGACCGTGGAGATCGTAAAGCTCAACGGTTCCGTAGAGCTGGCGCCGATCGTGGGTCTCTCAGAGGTTATCGTGGATATCGTGGAGACAGGTTCTACGCTGAGAGAGAATGGTCTGGAAGTATTGGAAGAGATCTGCCCGCTTTCCGCAAGGATGGTCGTGAACCAGGTCAGCCAGAGAATGGAGCAGGAGCGGATCAGTAAAATTGTGACTGCATTAAAGAAGTTGTTAGACGAGAAGAAACAGGGGTAG
- the hisD gene encoding histidinol dehydrogenase, whose translation MRIVKVNEDSIADILNDLLKRSPNHYEGYEEQVNAIVNDVKARGDEAVFEYTEKFDGTKLTADTVLVTEAEIEEAYEKVEPKLLDVIKKAIVNIRDFHQKQKQNSWFDTQENGVLLGQKVTPLARCGVYVPGGKAVYPSSVLMNIVPAHVAGVKEIIMVTPPGRDGKVNPNTLVAAKEAGAQRVYKVGGAQAIAALAFGTETIPKVDKIVGPGNIYVALAKKAVYGNVSIDSIAGPSEILVLADDSANPRYVAADLLSQAEHDEMASAILVTTSETLAKQVSEEVDGFLKKLSRTEIMQKSLDSFGYILIAKDLKEAVDVANSIASEHLEIMTENPFDVMTRIENAGAIFIGQYSCEPLGDYFAGPNHVLPTNGTARFFSPLSVDDFIKKSSVIYYSREALEPVHRDIETFAEQEELTAHANSIKVRFENE comes from the coding sequence ATGAGAATTGTAAAAGTAAATGAAGATTCCATTGCGGATATTTTAAACGACCTGCTGAAGAGAAGCCCGAATCACTACGAGGGCTATGAAGAGCAGGTCAATGCCATCGTCAATGATGTAAAAGCCAGAGGCGATGAGGCGGTGTTTGAGTACACCGAGAAGTTTGACGGGACAAAGCTTACGGCAGATACTGTGCTGGTGACGGAAGCTGAAATTGAGGAAGCTTATGAAAAGGTTGAACCAAAGCTTCTTGATGTCATAAAAAAGGCCATCGTAAATATCCGTGACTTTCATCAAAAGCAGAAGCAGAACAGCTGGTTTGACACACAAGAGAACGGCGTTTTGCTTGGACAGAAGGTGACTCCGCTTGCCAGGTGCGGAGTGTATGTGCCGGGAGGGAAGGCGGTCTATCCGTCATCTGTGCTCATGAATATTGTACCGGCCCATGTGGCAGGGGTAAAAGAAATTATCATGGTGACGCCTCCGGGCAGGGACGGCAAAGTGAATCCGAACACTTTGGTGGCAGCGAAAGAGGCAGGTGCGCAAAGAGTATATAAAGTGGGAGGTGCCCAGGCGATAGCGGCTCTGGCTTTCGGTACAGAGACAATTCCGAAGGTGGATAAGATCGTGGGACCGGGAAATATTTACGTGGCGCTGGCGAAAAAAGCAGTGTACGGCAATGTGAGCATCGACTCCATCGCGGGACCGAGCGAGATTCTCGTGCTGGCCGATGACAGCGCCAATCCCCGGTATGTGGCCGCGGACCTGTTATCCCAGGCGGAGCATGACGAGATGGCCAGTGCCATCCTGGTGACGACGAGTGAGACACTGGCCAAACAGGTTTCTGAAGAAGTTGACGGATTCCTGAAAAAGCTCTCACGAACGGAAATCATGCAAAAATCTCTTGATTCTTTTGGATATATCCTGATCGCTAAAGATTTAAAAGAGGCAGTGGACGTGGCAAATTCCATCGCCTCAGAGCATTTGGAGATCATGACGGAGAATCCCTTTGACGTTATGACAAGGATCGAGAATGCGGGAGCCATATTTATCGGACAGTACAGCTGTGAACCGCTGGGTGACTATTTTGCAGGACCGAACCATGTACTCCCGACCAACGGAACAGCCAGATTCTTCTCTCCGTTAAGTGTGGACGATTTTATCAAAAAATCCAGTGTGATCTATTATTCCAGGGAAGCTCTGGAACCGGTGCACAGAGACATTGAAACATTTGCGGAACAGGAAGAGTTGACAGCCCATGCCAATTCCATTAAAGTGAGATTTGAAAACGAATAG
- the hisB gene encoding imidazoleglycerol-phosphate dehydratase HisB: MSRSAEIIRNTSETKIKLFIDLDGSGASEVDTGIGFFDHMLTSFAKHGFFDLNVKVDGDLHVDSHHTIEDTGIVLGEAIKQAAGDKKGIKRYGSFVLPMDETLILCGLDLSGRPYFDTDLSFTADRVGGFDTEMVREFFYAVSYASSMNLHIRQLSGTNNHHLMEGAFKAFAKALDEATGMDPRITDVLSTKGAL; the protein is encoded by the coding sequence ATGAGTCGCAGCGCGGAAATTATTCGGAACACAAGTGAAACGAAGATTAAACTGTTTATCGATCTGGACGGCAGCGGAGCCTCTGAGGTGGACACAGGAATCGGTTTTTTCGACCACATGCTGACCAGTTTTGCAAAGCATGGATTTTTTGACCTGAACGTGAAGGTGGACGGCGACCTGCATGTGGACAGCCATCACACCATTGAAGACACGGGGATCGTCCTTGGTGAAGCGATCAAACAGGCAGCAGGAGACAAAAAGGGCATAAAAAGGTATGGTTCCTTTGTACTCCCGATGGATGAGACCCTGATTTTGTGCGGCCTGGATTTGTCAGGAAGACCTTATTTTGACACAGACCTCAGCTTTACTGCGGACAGGGTCGGCGGATTTGACACGGAGATGGTCCGGGAATTTTTCTATGCGGTATCTTACGCAAGTTCTATGAATCTGCATATCAGACAGCTCTCAGGCACCAACAACCATCATCTGATGGAAGGGGCCTTTAAGGCTTTTGCAAAGGCTTTGGATGAGGCCACCGGCATGGACCCGCGCATTACGGATGTGCTTTCTACGAAAGGGGCATTATAG
- the hisIE gene encoding bifunctional phosphoribosyl-AMP cyclohydrolase/phosphoribosyl-ATP diphosphatase HisIE yields MERQIKIIPCIYGGKPAEAAKAYDHSGADAVGYYDEKITAETVKEIAKDIDIPLYAGGGIEDLEDVKKILYAGADKVCLGKTVLVDKEIVKKAGDRFGKDQIIVSMDLERQEDPVSFAKEMARLGAGQLLLLADKGYETFASLIKEIKEVSGLPVMVSISDPKEAVRILELAGADDLAVVSREAFGVMELKHDCRTAGFGVNTFESSMSFDEFKLNSDGMLTVVTQDYKTNEVLMVAYMTKEAFEKTVETGIMTYYSRSRKELWTKGDTSGHYQYVKSLTIDCDKDTLLAKVEQVGNACHTGSYSCFFTDLVKKEYKDDNPMEVFQSVYDVIMDRKKHPKEGSYTNYLFEKGIDKILKKVGEEATEIVIAAKNPDVEEMKYEISDFLYHLMVLMAERGMTWDEVTRELIERK; encoded by the coding sequence ATGGAACGACAGATAAAAATTATTCCCTGCATTTACGGGGGAAAGCCTGCAGAAGCGGCAAAAGCGTATGATCATTCAGGTGCGGATGCCGTCGGCTATTATGACGAGAAAATAACTGCGGAGACCGTAAAAGAGATTGCAAAGGATATTGACATCCCGCTTTATGCCGGAGGAGGCATTGAAGACCTGGAAGACGTAAAAAAGATTTTATATGCCGGAGCAGATAAGGTCTGCCTTGGGAAAACGGTCCTTGTGGATAAGGAAATCGTGAAAAAGGCCGGGGACCGGTTTGGAAAGGATCAGATTATTGTGTCCATGGATCTGGAAAGACAGGAAGATCCCGTATCCTTTGCGAAGGAAATGGCGAGGCTCGGAGCCGGACAACTGCTTTTGCTTGCAGACAAAGGATATGAAACTTTTGCATCCCTGATCAAAGAAATCAAAGAAGTATCCGGACTTCCGGTGATGGTGAGCATTTCTGACCCGAAAGAAGCTGTACGGATCTTAGAACTTGCAGGTGCTGATGATTTGGCGGTGGTATCCAGAGAAGCGTTTGGAGTCATGGAACTGAAACACGACTGCAGAACTGCGGGATTCGGCGTCAACACCTTTGAAAGTTCCATGAGTTTTGATGAATTTAAATTAAACAGTGATGGAATGCTAACGGTAGTAACTCAGGATTATAAGACCAATGAAGTGCTCATGGTTGCTTATATGACAAAGGAAGCGTTTGAAAAGACCGTCGAGACCGGGATCATGACTTATTACAGCCGCAGCAGAAAAGAACTATGGACCAAAGGAGATACCTCGGGACATTACCAGTATGTAAAGTCTCTGACCATTGACTGCGACAAAGACACGCTTTTAGCTAAGGTTGAGCAGGTGGGAAATGCCTGCCACACAGGAAGCTATTCCTGCTTTTTTACGGATCTTGTGAAGAAGGAATACAAAGATGACAACCCGATGGAAGTGTTCCAGTCCGTCTACGATGTGATTATGGACCGCAAAAAGCATCCGAAGGAAGGTTCCTATACGAATTATTTATTTGAAAAGGGAATTGATAAGATCCTTAAAAAAGTAGGGGAAGAAGCCACGGAGATCGTCATTGCGGCGAAAAATCCGGATGTGGAGGAAATGAAGTACGAGATTTCTGATTTTCTGTACCATCTGATGGTCCTGATGGCAGAGCGGGGTATGACCTGGGACGAGGTGACCAGGGAATTAATTGAAAGAAAATAA
- the alaS gene encoding alanine--tRNA ligase: MKSYGVNELRKMFLDFFESKDHLVMKSFSLVPQNDKSLLLINAGMAPLKPYFTGQEVPPKTRVATCQKCIRTGDIENVGKTARHGTFFEMLGNFSFGDYFKKEAIRWSWEFLTEVVGLDPERLYPSVYLDDDEAFEIWEKEIGIAPERIFRFGKEDNFWEHGAGPCGPCSEIYYDRGEKYGCGSPDCTVGCECDRYMEVWNNVFTQFENDGNGNYEELDNKNIDTGMGLERLAVVVQEVDSIFDVDTIKAIRDRICELAGVTYGADEKNDISIRVITDHIRSASFMISDGVMPSNEGRGYVLRRLIRRAARHGRMLGMKDLFLAGLSKTVIAESKDGYPELKEKEEFIYKVLTTEEEQFNRTIDQGLQILADMEEAMSREGKKELAGKDAFKLYDTYGFPLDLTKEILEEKGISVDETGFQRAMEQQRKQAREARETTNYMGADATVYEQLDPAMTSEFVGYDTLTCESEIIAMTTDQELTDSLVEGQRGTIICSRTPFYATSGGQEADQGVILSENSSFAVEDVIKLSGGKFGHVGYVNEGNLSVGEKVLLNVNERNRRQTEKNHSATHLLQKALRTVLGSHVEQAGSSNNAKHLRFDFTHFSPMTPEEIKKVEHIVNEEIAASLPVETKLMSMDEAKNTGAMALFGEKYGDEVRVVSMGDFSVELCGGTHVANTGSITAFKILSETGIAAGVRRIEAITDKAVFEYYEKMEEELMEASKVVKSTPAKLMARLEALMTELKELHSENESLKSKLAKDALGDVMDQVQDVNGVKLLAAKVADVDMNGLRELGDSLKEKLGEGVIVLASSLGGKVFLVAMATDGAQKAGAHAGNLIKGIAGCVGGGGGGRPNMAQAGGKKPEGIDDAIAKAKEELAGQLK; encoded by the coding sequence TTGAAATCGTATGGAGTAAATGAATTAAGGAAAATGTTCCTTGATTTTTTTGAGAGCAAGGATCATTTGGTGATGAAGAGTTTTTCTCTGGTGCCTCAGAATGATAAGAGTCTTTTGCTGATCAATGCAGGTATGGCCCCGTTAAAGCCATATTTTACAGGCCAGGAAGTGCCCCCGAAGACCAGAGTTGCGACTTGTCAGAAGTGTATCCGTACCGGAGATATCGAGAATGTCGGAAAGACAGCGCGTCACGGAACATTTTTTGAGATGCTCGGAAACTTTTCTTTCGGGGATTATTTTAAGAAGGAAGCAATCCGCTGGTCATGGGAGTTTTTGACTGAGGTTGTGGGACTTGATCCGGAACGTTTGTATCCTTCTGTCTATCTGGATGACGACGAGGCATTTGAGATCTGGGAGAAGGAAATCGGCATTGCTCCTGAGAGGATCTTCCGTTTCGGAAAAGAGGACAACTTCTGGGAGCACGGTGCAGGTCCATGCGGACCGTGTTCAGAGATTTATTATGACCGGGGAGAGAAGTACGGATGCGGAAGCCCTGATTGTACGGTGGGCTGTGAATGCGACCGCTACATGGAAGTATGGAACAATGTCTTCACACAGTTTGAAAATGACGGAAACGGCAATTACGAAGAATTAGACAATAAAAATATTGATACCGGAATGGGGCTTGAGCGTCTGGCTGTCGTAGTCCAGGAAGTGGATTCTATCTTCGATGTGGATACGATCAAAGCGATCCGTGACAGGATCTGTGAACTGGCAGGCGTGACTTATGGCGCTGATGAGAAGAATGACATTTCTATCCGAGTGATTACAGACCATATCCGGTCTGCGTCCTTTATGATTTCCGACGGTGTCATGCCGTCCAATGAAGGCCGCGGATATGTGCTGCGCCGTCTGATCCGCCGTGCGGCAAGACACGGAAGGATGCTTGGCATGAAGGATCTGTTTTTGGCCGGACTCAGTAAGACCGTGATCGCAGAGTCCAAAGACGGATATCCGGAACTGAAAGAAAAAGAAGAATTTATTTACAAGGTTCTTACAACAGAGGAAGAACAGTTCAACAGGACCATCGACCAGGGGCTTCAGATTCTTGCGGACATGGAAGAAGCCATGTCCAGAGAAGGAAAGAAGGAGCTTGCAGGCAAGGATGCCTTTAAGCTCTATGATACTTATGGGTTCCCTCTGGATCTGACAAAGGAGATTCTTGAGGAAAAGGGCATTTCCGTGGACGAAACAGGATTCCAGAGAGCCATGGAACAGCAGAGAAAGCAGGCGAGAGAGGCACGGGAGACGACCAACTACATGGGAGCTGATGCAACGGTCTATGAACAGCTGGACCCTGCCATGACCTCTGAGTTTGTCGGATATGATACATTGACCTGTGAGTCAGAGATCATTGCCATGACCACGGATCAGGAGCTGACAGACTCTTTAGTAGAAGGCCAGAGGGGAACGATCATCTGTTCCAGGACGCCGTTTTATGCCACAAGCGGAGGACAGGAAGCGGATCAGGGCGTGATCCTGAGTGAAAATTCTTCTTTTGCCGTGGAAGATGTAATCAAACTTTCCGGTGGAAAATTTGGACATGTAGGATATGTGAATGAAGGAAATTTAAGTGTCGGTGAAAAGGTTCTTTTAAATGTCAATGAGAGAAACCGCCGCCAGACAGAGAAGAACCACAGTGCCACCCATCTTCTGCAGAAAGCGCTGCGTACGGTGCTTGGAAGCCATGTGGAGCAGGCCGGTTCCAGCAACAACGCGAAGCATTTGAGATTTGACTTTACTCATTTCTCTCCGATGACACCGGAGGAGATCAAAAAGGTAGAGCATATCGTAAATGAGGAGATCGCTGCAAGCCTGCCTGTGGAGACGAAGCTGATGTCCATGGACGAGGCCAAGAATACCGGAGCCATGGCTTTGTTTGGCGAGAAATACGGAGATGAAGTGCGTGTCGTTTCTATGGGAGATTTTTCTGTGGAATTGTGTGGAGGAACCCATGTGGCTAACACGGGATCCATCACTGCATTTAAGATCCTTTCAGAGACCGGTATTGCGGCTGGTGTCCGCAGGATCGAGGCGATCACGGACAAAGCGGTCTTTGAGTATTATGAAAAGATGGAAGAAGAACTCATGGAAGCCTCAAAGGTTGTAAAATCAACGCCTGCCAAACTGATGGCACGCCTGGAAGCCCTGATGACAGAACTGAAAGAACTTCACAGCGAAAACGAGTCCCTAAAGAGCAAACTGGCAAAGGATGCTCTTGGAGACGTGATGGATCAGGTGCAGGATGTAAACGGAGTGAAACTTCTGGCAGCGAAAGTGGCGGACGTAGACATGAACGGCCTGCGGGAACTCGGCGATTCCCTGAAAGAAAAACTTGGAGAGGGCGTGATTGTACTGGCATCTTCTCTGGGCGGAAAAGTGTTCCTTGTGGCTATGGCTACCGACGGGGCACAAAAAGCCGGAGCTCATGCGGGAAATCTGATCAAAGGCATCGCAGGATGCGTCGGAGGAGGCGGAGGAGGCCGTCCGAATATGGCCCAGGCCGGAGGAAAGAAGCCGGAAGGAATCGATGATGCGATCGCTAAGGCTAAGGAAGAATTGGCCGGACAGCTGAAATAA
- a CDS encoding X2-like carbohydrate binding domain-containing protein, which yields MKKLKQLCSVMLCMVMVTVFTITPIRADDVTTSPTTTISGTASITGIVSQFPEDKDVKASLSNTNPAIKVTVEATIGYKIGTAEKTIKSVPIPMETKTTDSVEVNFRFTQKDLNLLPAGTYDIKAKSTTDSANSVKEAKIGSITVNKETPTVTIDKPISLTKSRSNFETADGELKAKLDKAFFSNTNPASLELTASINDNSNAAKVTEKATATKNGEVAFTFTQADLNTLLEGDYTITVTSAGNDFNNAIAAVTLGTIKITPMVNASVKTPQTFDLSKQGDIVIGIVSNGRTLKAIKNGSQTLTSGKDYILGNESVRIYKSYFNQFAVGKQHLTFDFDEGSDPICQVNIIKSLKNTNLILKGYKDKSITTLSNRTAGSKLPGWNKKSYKAAGRKGYEFVGWTYNGKTVTTVPDDRLNVTLTAKFSKLSVGRASALSVKGKSGKGVGFTAKSKTYTKADGTRRGFRFRYSRSSSMKKATYKTTGLGKNTYTKTGLKKNARYNVQVRYYYYDSTNQKVYGAYSKSKSVKAY from the coding sequence ATGAAAAAATTAAAACAACTATGCAGCGTAATGTTATGCATGGTTATGGTGACCGTATTTACCATAACTCCAATCCGTGCAGACGATGTAACAACATCTCCAACTACTACTATTTCAGGAACTGCTTCGATTACAGGAATCGTTTCACAATTTCCCGAGGATAAGGATGTAAAAGCATCTCTTTCAAATACAAATCCAGCTATAAAAGTAACTGTGGAGGCTACTATCGGATATAAAATTGGAACTGCAGAAAAAACAATCAAATCAGTGCCTATTCCCATGGAAACAAAAACTACGGATTCAGTCGAAGTAAATTTTAGATTCACACAAAAAGATCTAAATCTATTACCAGCAGGTACTTACGACATTAAGGCCAAATCAACAACTGACAGCGCAAATTCTGTTAAAGAAGCAAAGATTGGCTCTATCACCGTTAACAAAGAAACCCCAACCGTAACCATTGACAAGCCTATTTCCCTGACAAAATCAAGAAGCAATTTTGAAACAGCCGATGGGGAGCTCAAGGCAAAACTTGACAAAGCATTCTTTTCAAATACAAATCCAGCTTCTCTTGAGTTAACCGCATCCATCAATGACAACAGCAATGCTGCTAAAGTCACAGAGAAAGCTACAGCGACTAAAAATGGTGAGGTAGCCTTTACTTTTACTCAAGCCGACTTAAATACACTGCTGGAAGGTGATTACACGATTACCGTGACTTCTGCCGGAAATGACTTTAACAATGCAATAGCCGCTGTCACCCTCGGAACCATCAAAATAACACCGATGGTAAATGCATCTGTTAAGACTCCTCAGACATTCGATTTATCGAAACAAGGCGATATAGTCATTGGAATCGTTAGTAACGGTCGCACCTTAAAAGCCATCAAAAACGGTTCCCAAACCTTAACTAGCGGAAAAGATTATATTCTCGGAAACGAGTCTGTAAGAATCTACAAAAGTTATTTCAATCAATTTGCCGTAGGAAAACAGCATTTAACGTTTGATTTCGATGAAGGCAGTGATCCGATCTGTCAAGTCAATATCATAAAATCCTTAAAAAATACAAACCTGATTTTAAAAGGATATAAAGATAAATCCATTACGACATTATCAAACAGAACCGCCGGCAGTAAACTTCCCGGATGGAACAAGAAAAGCTACAAGGCAGCCGGAAGAAAAGGTTACGAGTTTGTCGGATGGACCTACAACGGAAAAACAGTGACTACAGTTCCGGATGACAGATTAAATGTAACACTCACTGCAAAATTCTCAAAGTTAAGTGTTGGCAGGGCCTCTGCTTTGTCTGTCAAAGGCAAATCCGGCAAAGGTGTTGGATTCACAGCAAAATCAAAGACTTACACAAAAGCAGACGGAACAAGACGTGGATTCCGTTTCCGCTATTCCCGAAGCAGCAGTATGAAAAAAGCCACTTATAAAACAACAGGATTAGGTAAAAACACATATACAAAAACAGGATTAAAGAAAAACGCACGATACAACGTTCAGGTGAGATATTATTATTACGATTCAACAAACCAGAAAGTATACGGAGCATACTCAAAGAGTAAATCTGTAAAAGCATACTAA
- the rpsU gene encoding 30S ribosomal protein S21, with protein sequence MSNVIVKENESLDSALRRFKRNCAKAGIQQEIRKREHYEKPSVRRKKKSEAARKRKVK encoded by the coding sequence ATGTCAAACGTTATCGTTAAAGAAAATGAATCTTTAGACAGCGCTCTTCGCAGATTTAAGAGAAACTGTGCCAAAGCAGGTATTCAGCAGGAAATCCGCAAAAGAGAGCATTACGAAAAACCAAGTGTTCGTCGTAAGAAAAAGTCTGAAGCGGCTCGTAAAAGAAAAGTAAAATAA
- a CDS encoding YabP/YqfC family sporulation protein, protein MKKKPKEALAKGLSLPRDVVFGDFIITLTGNEQVMIENYKGILSYEENQIAVQGNHVVLRIIGTNLVIQYYSMEIMKVTGEITRLEYA, encoded by the coding sequence ATGAAGAAAAAGCCAAAGGAGGCATTAGCCAAAGGTTTATCCCTTCCAAGAGATGTGGTCTTTGGCGATTTTATTATTACCTTAACCGGCAATGAACAGGTGATGATTGAAAATTATAAGGGAATCCTGTCTTACGAAGAAAATCAAATCGCCGTCCAGGGAAACCACGTGGTTTTGAGGATCATAGGGACAAATCTTGTCATTCAATATTATTCCATGGAAATTATGAAGGTGACCGGCGAAATCACACGGCTGGAATACGCATAA
- a CDS encoding sporulation protein YqfD: MVRLIQYFFGSIFLEISGPSVERFLNLCAKQNLVLWNLKPGGNGYQCSVQKRAYETVLALAEKTGTSVRILGRKGLPFFLLEHRKRKVFFFGIGMALVLMFLMSQFIWEITVSGNERYSKSDMLKYVKSNFYQIGTYKKKIDCNLLEEHIREDHEGIAWVSCSINGTRLHIDIKESLDRKTKQNPRKPCDIVSNKKGTITSMSVKSGTPLVQVGDKVKRGDTLISGMIYYYSDDYQVTETSKIKADGQIILRTKEDYKETIPIATYEKKFISKSTRVESIQLLNWQLKLPIKEQKGDYDVLGEKKLLHIGDLYFPIGITTKKFEGYEPKRRVLTEAQAQDKLKKRLSAYVNDKKKKGIKVIKTNIQYERQGNDYIAKGTIDVEEPVGKIRNIKSLTKKQVEKITPTTAAPQ, from the coding sequence ATGGTCAGATTAATACAGTATTTTTTCGGAAGTATATTTTTAGAGATATCAGGTCCTTCCGTGGAACGTTTTCTTAACCTATGTGCAAAACAAAACCTGGTGCTCTGGAATCTGAAGCCGGGTGGGAATGGATATCAGTGTTCCGTACAAAAGAGAGCCTATGAAACTGTTCTGGCACTTGCAGAAAAAACCGGGACTTCAGTCCGGATTCTGGGGAGAAAGGGGCTTCCCTTTTTTTTATTGGAGCACCGGAAACGAAAGGTGTTTTTCTTCGGCATCGGCATGGCCTTAGTCCTGATGTTTTTAATGTCCCAGTTTATCTGGGAGATCACAGTGTCGGGAAATGAACGGTATTCCAAAAGCGATATGCTGAAATATGTAAAGAGCAATTTTTATCAAATCGGGACGTATAAGAAAAAGATTGACTGCAACCTGTTAGAGGAACATATCCGGGAAGACCACGAAGGCATTGCATGGGTTTCCTGTTCCATCAACGGCACCAGATTACATATTGACATAAAGGAATCATTGGACAGGAAAACGAAACAAAATCCCAGAAAGCCATGTGATATTGTTTCCAATAAAAAGGGAACAATTACTTCTATGTCAGTAAAAAGCGGCACTCCTTTAGTCCAGGTGGGAGACAAAGTAAAAAGGGGAGATACGCTCATTTCGGGAATGATCTATTATTACAGTGACGATTATCAGGTCACCGAGACAAGCAAGATCAAAGCCGACGGGCAAATTATTCTGAGAACCAAAGAAGATTACAAGGAGACCATACCGATTGCCACTTATGAGAAAAAGTTTATATCGAAAAGTACGCGGGTGGAAAGTATACAGCTGTTAAACTGGCAGCTCAAGCTTCCGATCAAGGAGCAGAAAGGGGATTATGACGTCTTAGGTGAGAAGAAACTGCTGCACATCGGTGATCTATATTTTCCAATCGGCATCACAACAAAGAAGTTTGAAGGATACGAACCCAAAAGAAGAGTTTTGACGGAAGCACAGGCTCAGGATAAGCTGAAAAAGCGGCTCTCCGCATATGTCAATGACAAGAAGAAAAAGGGAATTAAAGTGATAAAAACCAACATTCAATATGAGAGACAGGGAAATGACTACATTGCCAAGGGGACGATTGATGTTGAGGAGCCGGTTGGAAAGATCAGAAATATAAAATCTCTGACGAAAAAACAGGTAGAAAAAATTACGCCGACAACCGCTGCTCCGCAGTAA
- a CDS encoding PhoH family protein, which produces MNPIEIDLEFPSEHGGNVFGQFDVYMKKIEKTLHVNLILRDGQLKVVGGEEAVKKAESVIGELLELSRRGNIITEQNVNYALSLSMEEKSGHLLELDKDVVCHTVQGKPVKAKTLGQKKYLEQISEKMITFGIGPAGTGKTYLAMAMAITAFKNDEVNRIILTRPAIEAGEKLGFLPGDLQSKVDPYLRPLYDALYEIMGADAFMKNMEKGLIEVAPLAYMRGRTLDNSYIVLDEAQNTTPAQMKMFLTRIGFGSKAIITGDLTQKDLPFDSISGLEEAVRVLGKIPDIGICKLTNKDVVRHPLVQQIVTAYDKYEESKNRKKKEKTPRKRMKDR; this is translated from the coding sequence ATGAATCCAATAGAAATAGATTTGGAATTTCCTTCTGAGCATGGAGGAAATGTATTTGGACAATTTGATGTTTACATGAAGAAGATCGAAAAGACTCTTCATGTAAACTTGATTTTAAGAGACGGACAGCTGAAAGTGGTGGGCGGCGAAGAAGCTGTGAAAAAAGCGGAGTCTGTGATCGGGGAACTGCTGGAACTCTCCAGGAGAGGCAACATTATCACAGAACAGAATGTCAATTACGCTTTGTCCCTGTCCATGGAAGAAAAAAGCGGCCATCTGCTGGAACTGGATAAGGATGTGGTCTGCCACACCGTCCAGGGAAAGCCTGTGAAAGCCAAGACACTGGGACAGAAAAAATATCTGGAACAGATCTCAGAGAAGATGATCACGTTTGGAATCGGACCGGCAGGGACCGGAAAGACTTATCTGGCGATGGCCATGGCCATCACTGCATTTAAGAATGATGAAGTGAACCGCATCATCCTCACCAGGCCGGCCATAGAAGCCGGTGAGAAGCTTGGTTTTCTTCCGGGGGATCTGCAGAGCAAGGTAGATCCGTATTTAAGGCCGCTCTATGACGCTCTCTATGAGATCATGGGGGCAGATGCCTTTATGAAGAACATGGAAAAGGGTCTGATTGAGGTAGCTCCTCTGGCTTATATGAGGGGAAGGACACTGGATAATTCCTACATCGTCCTGGATGAGGCACAGAATACGACACCCGCCCAGATGAAGATGTTTTTAACCAGGATCGGTTTTGGATCAAAGGCGATCATTACCGGTGATCTGACCCAGAAAGATCTCCCGTTTGACAGTATTTCAGGCCTGGAAGAAGCAGTAAGAGTACTTGGGAAAATTCCGGATATCGGAATATGTAAGCTGACAAACAAGGACGTCGTGCGGCACCCTCTGGTACAGCAGATCGTCACGGCATATGATAAATATGAAGAAAGCAAAAACCGAAAGAAAAAAGAGAAAACTCCCCGGAAACGAATGAAAGACAGGTAA